The following are encoded together in the Glycine soja cultivar W05 chromosome 5, ASM419377v2, whole genome shotgun sequence genome:
- the LOC114411992 gene encoding 60S ribosomal protein L27a-3, whose product MTTRFKKNRKKRGHVSAGHGRIGKHRKHPGGRGNAGGMHHHRILFDKYHPGFFGKVGMRYFHKLRNKFYCPIVNIDKLWSLLPQEAKDKATADKAPLLDVTQFGYFKVLGKGVLPQNQPLVVKAKLVSKIAEKKIKEAGGAVVLTA is encoded by the coding sequence ATGACGACGAGGTTCAAGAAGAACAGGAAGAAGAGAGGCCACGTCAGCGCCGGTCACGGTCGTATCGGGAAGCACCGCAAGCATCCCGGTGGTCGGGGTAACGCCGGTGGCATGCACCACCACCGCATCCTCTTCGACAAGTACCATCCCGGTTTCTTCGGAAAGGTGGGTATGCGCTACTTCCACAAACTCCGCAACAAATTCTACTGCCCCATCGTCAACATTGATAAGCTATGGTCCCTCCTACCCCAGGAGGCCAAGGACAAGGCCACCGCCGACAAGGCGCCATTGCTCGATGTCACCCAGTTCGGTTACTTTAAGGTTTTGGGTAAAGGGGTTTTGCCTCAGAACCAGCCTCTGGTCGTGAAGGCCAAGCTTGTTTCCAAGATCGCCGAGAAGAAGATCAAGGAGGCAGGTGGAGCCGTCGTTCTCACCGCCTGA